A genomic segment from Clostridium pasteurianum BC1 encodes:
- a CDS encoding helix-turn-helix transcriptional regulator, with product MKNNIKKLRKQLGYRQEDLANTLGVTRQTINAIENEKYNPTLELAMKLARLLNTTIEELFTLDS from the coding sequence ATGAAAAATAATATAAAAAAGCTAAGAAAACAATTAGGGTATAGACAAGAGGATTTAGCAAATACTTTGGGAGTTACAAGGCAAACTATTAATGCAATTGAAAATGAGAAATATAATCCTACGCTAGAATTAGCAATGAAACTTGCTAGATTATTAAATACTACAATAGAGGAATTATTTACACTTGATAGTTAA
- a CDS encoding DUF1003 domain-containing protein produces MSDKINKEKLVKKILDNDRDLDGSSISEELIHELISGKISKNINNVHDENLTIGQKVADKIASFGGSWPFIISFITVLVVWILINAILLARKAFDPYPFILLNLVLSCVAAIQAPVIMMSQNRESEKDRLTAANDYLVNLKSEIIIEDLHKKIDVLIKQQEESAKNIELLFKTKK; encoded by the coding sequence ATGAGTGATAAAATCAATAAAGAAAAATTAGTAAAAAAGATATTGGATAATGACAGAGATTTGGATGGTTCTAGTATTAGTGAAGAATTAATACATGAACTTATAAGTGGAAAGATTTCAAAAAATATAAATAATGTTCATGATGAAAACCTCACAATTGGACAAAAAGTTGCGGATAAAATTGCTTCATTTGGTGGAAGCTGGCCTTTTATAATAAGTTTTATAACTGTGCTTGTAGTGTGGATATTAATAAATGCAATTTTATTAGCAAGAAAGGCATTTGATCCTTATCCTTTTATATTGTTAAATTTAGTATTATCATGTGTTGCGGCTATACAAGCGCCCGTAATTATGATGTCACAGAATCGTGAATCTGAAAAAGATAGGTTAACTGCTGCTAATGACTATCTTGTAAATTTAAAGTCAGAAATTATAATAGAAGATTTACATAAAAAGATTGATGTGTTAATAAAACAGCAGGAAGAGAGTGCAAAGAATATAGAGCTATTATTTAAAACAAAAAAATGA
- a CDS encoding CPBP family intramembrane glutamic endopeptidase, which translates to MSNLNNAKNQSAIVLKKRLKFSILPVLYYNLFLGIFILMPVFIMIIAKIHLDLRQRTIVALIGTLIAEIAMYMLLIKWVHQSGKSLTDLGWGVNTNVSAIILGIFFSIGYILWTFSNPLIIQNAMEISLFKIFGVLVGIVGAIVEEIVFRGFVLTELSETKVSIAAQIFISGLAFALIHIGFNITGVIITFIMGMVLSVIYIVGRRSLTPSLISHMLINILIEPWLLMFIINMYSKIV; encoded by the coding sequence ATGTCTAATTTAAATAATGCCAAAAATCAATCTGCTATCGTTTTAAAAAAACGGTTAAAATTTTCTATACTGCCAGTTCTTTATTACAACCTATTTTTGGGTATATTTATTCTTATGCCAGTATTCATAATGATAATCGCAAAAATTCACCTTGATTTAAGGCAACGTACTATAGTTGCTCTTATAGGAACATTAATCGCTGAAATAGCAATGTACATGCTACTTATTAAATGGGTTCATCAAAGTGGTAAGTCTCTTACTGATTTAGGATGGGGGGTAAATACAAACGTATCTGCAATTATCCTCGGAATATTTTTTTCTATCGGATATATTCTGTGGACTTTCTCAAATCCACTAATTATACAAAATGCTATGGAAATAAGTTTATTTAAAATCTTTGGTGTTCTTGTTGGGATTGTAGGAGCTATTGTTGAAGAGATAGTGTTTCGTGGCTTTGTCTTAACAGAACTATCGGAGACAAAAGTTTCTATTGCTGCACAAATATTTATATCTGGCTTAGCATTTGCTCTAATACACATTGGTTTTAACATTACTGGAGTTATTATTACTTTTATAATGGGAATGGTGTTGTCAGTTATATATATTGTAGGTCGTAGGAGTTTGACCCCTTCATTAATCAGTCATATGTTAATAAACATACTTATTGAACCTTGGCTACTAATGTTTATTATAAATATGTACTCAAAAATTGTTTAA
- a CDS encoding CPBP family glutamic-type intramembrane protease codes for MLVHSIAFAAYHVPNHGPSRILDIVISGCIFAYLALKYSFFAPLVLHYMSDANSILDLVNINL; via the coding sequence ATCTTAGTTCATTCAATTGCTTTTGCTGCTTATCATGTTCCAAATCATGGGCCATCAAGAATATTAGATATAGTTATTTCAGGATGTATTTTTGCATATCTTGCCTTAAAGTATTCATTCTTTGCACCATTAGTTTTGCATTATATGTCTGATGCTAATAGTATATTGGATTTAGTTAATATAAATCTTTAA
- a CDS encoding GNAT family N-acetyltransferase translates to MSIKIKRNGLLNCDELNELLATNAWDVHPIEKLEKCIKTSWGNICVRNDKEELIGYVRILSDGIRHAYICSLIVHPNYRKKRIGSSIIKELLNMLKECKLYPTLVAAPNKKDYYKKFGFEIESNGFTAMCIRKSY, encoded by the coding sequence ATGAGTATCAAGATAAAAAGAAATGGATTATTGAATTGTGATGAATTAAATGAGCTTCTTGCTACAAATGCTTGGGATGTACATCCTATTGAAAAATTAGAGAAATGTATTAAAACGTCATGGGGAAATATATGTGTAAGAAATGATAAGGAAGAATTAATTGGTTACGTGAGAATACTATCTGACGGTATAAGACATGCATACATATGTAGTCTAATTGTTCATCCAAATTATCGCAAAAAACGTATTGGTTCATCTATAATAAAAGAGTTACTTAATATGCTTAAGGAATGTAAACTTTATCCAACTCTAGTTGCTGCTCCTAATAAAAAAGATTATTATAAGAAATTTGGATTTGAAATAGAAAGCAATGGATTTACTGCCATGTGTATTCGTAAGTCATATTAA
- a CDS encoding nucleoside deaminase: MLKKVCNKGEIPIAAIIFHGDDVVSKAYTTEKKEGRYLVHAEIQAILEMDKERYSFKTRKELQLFVNLEPCMMCFGAAIHSFIGEVYYFFESPTDGGAAWAEKTWYDNHKDSVFKLPKIYKGILSEESKKIFKNFLDISPRDGYYDWVKTLI; this comes from the coding sequence TTGCTGAAAAAGGTATGCAACAAGGGGGAGATACCTATTGCTGCCATTATTTTTCATGGTGATGATGTTGTTTCAAAAGCATATACAACTGAGAAAAAAGAAGGAAGATATTTAGTACATGCAGAAATTCAAGCCATTTTGGAAATGGACAAAGAAAGATATTCTTTTAAAACCAGAAAAGAATTGCAATTATTCGTAAATTTAGAACCTTGCATGATGTGTTTCGGAGCTGCAATACATTCATTTATTGGAGAAGTTTATTATTTTTTTGAATCCCCTACTGATGGAGGTGCAGCTTGGGCAGAAAAAACTTGGTATGATAATCATAAAGATTCTGTATTTAAATTACCTAAAATATATAAAGGTATTTTATCAGAGGAAAGTAAGAAAATATTTAAAAATTTTTTAGATATATCTCCTAGAGATGGTTATTATGATTGGGTAAAAACACTTATATAA
- a CDS encoding MerR family transcriptional regulator, with amino-acid sequence MKISEVMEITSLTKKAINYYEESGLINPCVNSSNNYREYSKEDIDKLIQISVLRQFDISVKDIKGIIQKPEMLKEKFQQQLIKINDQVKRLDHSKVILNSCLNTLSDSNINLSQLTSQLSTLNKSLEMDERTREGFMKKQLERIFPGKFGRLMIIQYSQFLNEPIDTREKEEAWINLIKFLDEVEGIEYPEGMEDLYKKLENKDFEKFQSSIKESMKKWISIDDKGLIKEKERLFQYAEKMKSDTEMQRQWKETHKITEQLTKKMKNIDFHNKFSENLKVLSSDYREYIKKMNDFSKLLDFKIDDNGNLLVSEK; translated from the coding sequence ATGAAGATAAGTGAAGTTATGGAGATTACATCTCTTACAAAAAAGGCTATAAATTATTATGAAGAAAGTGGATTAATAAATCCTTGTGTTAATTCTTCGAATAATTATAGAGAGTATTCTAAAGAAGATATTGATAAGTTAATACAAATATCTGTTTTAAGACAATTCGATATATCCGTTAAAGATATAAAGGGAATTATACAAAAACCTGAAATGCTAAAGGAAAAGTTTCAGCAGCAGTTAATAAAAATAAATGATCAAGTTAAAAGATTAGATCATAGTAAGGTAATTCTCAATTCATGTTTAAATACACTAAGCGATTCTAATATTAATCTATCACAATTAACAAGCCAGTTATCCACATTAAATAAATCACTTGAGATGGATGAACGTACTAGAGAAGGTTTTATGAAAAAACAATTGGAGAGGATTTTCCCTGGCAAATTTGGTAGGTTGATGATTATTCAATACAGTCAGTTCTTAAATGAACCAATAGACACAAGAGAAAAAGAAGAAGCATGGATTAATTTAATTAAGTTTTTAGATGAAGTTGAAGGTATTGAATATCCAGAAGGAATGGAGGATTTATATAAAAAGTTAGAAAATAAAGATTTTGAAAAATTTCAGAGTTCTATTAAAGAATCTATGAAAAAGTGGATTTCAATTGATGATAAAGGATTAATTAAGGAAAAAGAAAGACTATTTCAATATGCAGAAAAGATGAAAAGTGATACTGAAATGCAAAGGCAATGGAAAGAAACTCATAAGATTACTGAGCAATTAACAAAGAAAATGAAAAACATTGATTTTCATAATAAATTTTCAGAAAATCTAAAAGTATTAAGCAGTGACTACAGAGAGTATATCAAAAAAATGAATGATTTTTCTAAATTACTGGATTTTAAAATAGATGATAATGGAAATTTATTAGTATCTGAGAAGTAA
- a CDS encoding 2-oxo acid dehydrogenase subunit E2 translates to MIYNNIKIKKSNTFDSKRKIVAHATGESWINIPHITYTYEPDITNFYEEFGILSKKLKSEGKKISFNTLMIKVIVEGLLAANGLNSYLEYNHEKCEGTLHILDEINVAIPWILSDGSHITPSIMNADNMSLTDISDYILNLSKKIENSDIKEITGILSSKFSNEKPYLKGKEREDYYKIPENERLTEEDFIYGTITFSNIGSLYREQKGAFCLLEVIPPQVFAIGLSSVQEKPGVFVDEHGDKQIGIRKTLPMCLAFDHRALDFSSIIPFLKKLDSIFDDPTIIHQW, encoded by the coding sequence ATGATATATAATAATATTAAAATAAAAAAATCTAATACCTTTGATTCAAAGAGAAAAATAGTTGCACATGCGACTGGTGAATCCTGGATAAATATACCTCATATTACTTATACATATGAACCTGACATAACAAATTTTTATGAAGAGTTTGGTATTTTATCTAAAAAATTAAAAAGTGAAGGTAAAAAAATTTCATTTAATACTTTAATGATTAAAGTTATTGTAGAAGGTCTATTAGCTGCAAATGGCTTAAATTCCTATCTGGAATACAATCATGAAAAATGTGAAGGTACTCTGCATATTTTAGATGAAATTAATGTTGCAATTCCTTGGATTTTATCTGATGGATCACACATAACTCCTAGTATAATGAATGCTGATAATATGTCATTAACAGATATCTCTGATTACATTTTAAATTTGTCTAAGAAAATAGAAAATTCCGATATTAAAGAGATAACGGGTATCCTATCGTCAAAATTTAGTAATGAAAAACCTTATCTTAAAGGTAAAGAAAGAGAAGATTATTACAAGATTCCTGAAAATGAACGCTTAACTGAAGAAGATTTTATTTACGGAACAATTACCTTCTCAAATATTGGTTCACTATATAGAGAACAAAAGGGCGCTTTTTGTTTACTTGAAGTTATACCACCACAAGTATTTGCTATAGGACTTAGCTCAGTACAGGAAAAGCCTGGGGTATTTGTAGACGAACATGGAGATAAACAAATTGGGATTAGAAAAACACTTCCAATGTGCCTGGCCTTTGACCATAGAGCCCTTGATTTTAGCTCCATTATTCCTTTTTTGAAAAAACTTGATTCAATATTTGATGATCCAACTATTATACATCAATGGTAA
- a CDS encoding OsmC family protein yields MIISKSGDNKYITEIHNEKGMIFSDVTEEKGGSGKYFRPHDFLEAAYASCLNITTRMILEFMNIRYEKVTVKVDLNRENEDKTSFKYAIDIDADINEDIKNKVMRKVRNCPVRKTLSKQIEFEYCNNIE; encoded by the coding sequence ATGATTATATCAAAGAGTGGAGATAATAAATATATTACAGAAATACATAATGAAAAGGGAATGATTTTTTCAGATGTTACTGAAGAAAAAGGTGGGAGTGGAAAGTATTTTAGACCTCATGATTTTCTTGAAGCAGCATATGCATCTTGTTTAAATATTACAACAAGGATGATACTAGAGTTTATGAATATTAGATATGAAAAAGTTACTGTTAAAGTAGATTTAAATAGAGAAAATGAAGATAAAACTAGTTTTAAATATGCAATAGATATAGATGCTGACATCAATGAAGATATTAAAAATAAAGTTATGAGAAAAGTAAGGAACTGTCCTGTTAGAAAGACATTATCAAAGCAAATAGAATTTGAATATTGTAATAATATTGAATAA
- a CDS encoding GNAT family N-acetyltransferase, giving the protein MIKISNASVDETSEIKRLLNYVWVDTYKEFFSQETIKYITEESQTIDKLKLEIENKNLLFLVAKDSSDNIVGLATAEEKENKIFLKRLYVHSNCQRKGIGVKLLLSVLKDFKNKQAIYLEAEKDNIKGINFYKKNGFKIIEDKEYKLKDDKFSTVVMERTSR; this is encoded by the coding sequence ATGATTAAAATAAGTAATGCCAGTGTAGATGAAACAAGTGAAATTAAAAGATTGCTCAATTACGTGTGGGTTGATACTTATAAAGAATTCTTTTCTCAAGAAACAATTAAATATATTACAGAAGAATCACAGACTATTGATAAATTAAAACTGGAGATAGAAAATAAAAATTTATTATTTCTTGTTGCAAAAGATAGTTCAGACAATATAGTTGGATTAGCAACAGCAGAGGAAAAGGAAAATAAAATATTTTTGAAGAGACTTTATGTTCATTCAAATTGTCAAAGGAAAGGTATTGGTGTAAAGTTGCTTTTAAGTGTTTTAAAGGACTTTAAAAATAAACAAGCTATATATTTGGAAGCTGAAAAAGATAATATTAAGGGAATAAATTTTTATAAAAAGAATGGATTTAAAATAATTGAAGATAAAGAATATAAACTGAAAGATGATAAATTTAGTACAGTGGTAATGGAAAGAACAAGTAGATAA
- a CDS encoding heavy metal-binding domain-containing protein has translation MIVVTTENITGYKVKEVKGQVFGLLVRSRGLGGNLIASLRSLVGGEIHEYTSMLEDARKQAIDRLVLNATAMGANAIVMMRFDSSEIGQYMSEVLAYGTAVIVERD, from the coding sequence ATGATAGTTGTTACAACTGAAAACATTACTGGTTATAAAGTAAAGGAAGTAAAAGGTCAGGTCTTTGGGTTATTAGTAAGGAGCCGAGGCCTAGGAGGAAATCTAATTGCTAGTTTAAGAAGCCTTGTTGGCGGAGAAATACACGAATATACATCTATGCTTGAAGATGCTCGTAAACAAGCAATTGATCGTTTGGTTTTAAATGCTACTGCAATGGGAGCAAATGCAATTGTGATGATGAGGTTTGATTCCAGCGAAATTGGACAATATATGAGTGAAGTTTTGGCCTATGGTACTGCAGTTATAGTTGAAAGGGATTAG
- a CDS encoding methyltransferase family protein, which yields MNAFLTVIPIIIIRFGLLSILDKEALKRAAYFPPLIGNEKVAFWFYQISNILILLYLFFLKIRNDSFWFCAGLIIYSLGVILCIVSVSNFAKPKKNGINLKGLYQISRNPMYVSYFIYFLGCVLLTRSLILLALLVVFQISAHWIILSEERWCIKEFGEEYIKYMNKVRRYF from the coding sequence ATGAATGCATTTCTTACAGTAATACCAATTATAATTATAAGGTTCGGGCTTCTAAGCATATTAGACAAAGAGGCGTTAAAACGTGCGGCCTACTTTCCTCCACTAATTGGAAATGAAAAGGTAGCGTTTTGGTTTTATCAAATTTCTAACATTCTTATACTCCTGTATTTATTTTTTCTCAAGATCAGGAATGACTCCTTTTGGTTTTGTGCAGGCCTGATCATATATAGTTTAGGGGTTATTCTTTGTATTGTATCCGTATCAAACTTTGCAAAACCGAAAAAGAATGGAATAAATCTAAAAGGATTATACCAAATCTCCCGTAATCCTATGTATGTAAGCTATTTTATTTATTTTTTAGGTTGCGTGTTGCTCACGCGTTCATTGATATTACTTGCATTACTAGTAGTTTTTCAAATATCAGCTCATTGGATTATCCTTTCAGAAGAAAGATGGTGCATAAAGGAGTTTGGGGAAGAGTATATAAAATATATGAATAAGGTGAGACGTTATTTCTAG
- a CDS encoding GNAT family N-acetyltransferase yields MGRLCDDDSLFYYIKDVAVLPKYQGKGIGNLILENMLSFIKQRTPKDWKVSVELISSKNKEGFYKKFGFELRPSEYDGSGMFLMIEGD; encoded by the coding sequence ATGGGGAGACTTTGTGATGATGACAGCTTATTTTATTATATAAAGGATGTTGCAGTTTTACCCAAATACCAAGGTAAAGGCATTGGAAATTTAATTTTGGAAAATATGTTGTCTTTTATAAAACAAAGAACCCCAAAAGATTGGAAAGTAAGTGTTGAACTTATTAGTTCAAAGAATAAAGAAGGGTTTTACAAAAAGTTTGGATTCGAGCTAAGACCATCAGAATATGATGGGTCAGGAATGTTTTTAATGATTGAAGGAGACTAG
- a CDS encoding GNAT family N-acetyltransferase encodes MGSICRFLIGDENNRGKGIGRKALKEALRIGFEDMKFEKITLKVFDFNYSAIKCYENVGFTKEKLLENVRKSSTGYWSLYEMSILKDENVQ; translated from the coding sequence ATTGGCAGCATATGTAGATTTCTGATTGGAGATGAAAATAATAGAGGTAAGGGAATTGGAAGAAAAGCATTAAAAGAGGCATTAAGAATTGGATTTGAAGACATGAAATTTGAAAAGATAACCCTTAAAGTATTTGATTTTAATTACAGTGCTATTAAATGTTATGAAAATGTAGGATTTACAAAAGAAAAATTATTAGAGAATGTAAGGAAGTCATCCACAGGCTATTGGAGTTTATACGAAATGTCTATTTTAAAAGATGAAAATGTCCAGTAA
- a CDS encoding ACT domain-containing protein, translating to MSKEVLTMKLLKEKFGVCKLDKDELIPEWIQNSQFYSVTKAEDELSIVCSQDSIPGEIKCEKDWRILKVEGPLDFSLIGILSSITTILTEKKISIFAISTYDTDYILVKNKDIDNAVNALSDEKYIITY from the coding sequence ATGTCAAAAGAAGTATTAACAATGAAATTATTAAAAGAAAAATTTGGTGTTTGTAAATTAGATAAAGATGAATTAATTCCTGAATGGATACAGAATAGTCAATTCTACTCTGTAACAAAAGCAGAAGACGAATTATCCATTGTGTGTTCTCAGGATAGTATTCCTGGGGAAATAAAATGTGAAAAGGATTGGAGAATTCTTAAAGTTGAAGGACCATTAGATTTTTCACTAATTGGAATCCTTTCATCAATCACTACAATATTGACAGAAAAGAAAATTAGTATATTTGCTATTTCCACCTATGATACAGATTACATACTTGTAAAAAATAAAGATATTGATAATGCTGTAAATGCATTATCTGATGAAAAGTACATAATAACATACTAA
- a CDS encoding GNAT family N-acetyltransferase, with the protein MASYKYLYINNDSGLYKEVVELRYRIFFKPFNCSMDMVFDNLEGESIHLVCCHNNIVAAGYARLNIIDKTAQISQVVVKEEYRKKGIGSELIRELTDKSRESGMKKIILNAKIEIVNLYRSLGYETVGQEFPSIKTGLSHIRMEKII; encoded by the coding sequence ATGGCAAGCTATAAATATTTATATATTAATAATGATTCTGGTTTATATAAAGAAGTGGTCGAATTGAGATATAGAATCTTCTTTAAGCCATTTAATTGTTCAATGGATATGGTGTTTGATAATTTAGAAGGAGAAAGTATACATTTAGTCTGTTGTCATAATAATATAGTAGCTGCTGGGTATGCAAGATTAAATATTATAGATAAAACTGCTCAAATATCACAAGTGGTTGTAAAGGAAGAGTATAGGAAAAAAGGTATAGGTTCCGAATTGATAAGGGAACTTACTGACAAATCAAGAGAGTCAGGAATGAAGAAGATAATATTAAATGCCAAAATAGAAATTGTTAATTTATATCGCAGTCTTGGTTATGAAACAGTTGGACAAGAATTTCCTTCAATTAAGACAGGATTGTCACATATAAGAATGGAGAAAATAATATGA
- a CDS encoding AAA family ATPase, with amino-acid sequence MNKKLIIINGTMGVGKTVTCKELNKKLYNSVWLDGDWCWMMNPFIVNDENKAMVINNITYMLRNFLVNSSCEYVIFSWVIHTEDIFKLILQKLNDLEFDVIKITLICSKEALQKRIFKDIQLNLRDENSINTSVERLTLYKNMDTVKIDTTDISISETVSKIIKNIYD; translated from the coding sequence ATGAATAAAAAACTTATAATAATTAATGGTACTATGGGGGTAGGGAAAACTGTAACATGTAAAGAATTAAATAAAAAACTTTACAATTCGGTATGGCTTGATGGTGATTGGTGTTGGATGATGAATCCTTTTATTGTGAATGATGAGAATAAAGCTATGGTTATAAATAATATAACCTACATGTTAAGAAATTTTCTTGTTAATTCATCTTGTGAGTATGTTATATTTAGCTGGGTTATACATACTGAAGATATTTTTAAACTTATACTACAGAAATTAAATGATTTGGAATTTGATGTTATAAAGATAACTCTTATTTGTTCAAAAGAAGCACTTCAAAAGAGAATATTTAAGGATATTCAGCTTAATTTAAGGGATGAAAACTCTATTAATACAAGCGTTGAAAGACTTACACTATATAAAAATATGGATACAGTAAAAATTGATACAACTGATATTTCGATATCAGAAACTGTAAGTAAAATCATAAAAAATATTTATGATTAA
- a CDS encoding YbhB/YbcL family Raf kinase inhibitor-like protein, producing the protein MKVTSSGIINDIIEDKYGKRGTQFNEANIPTYSLPIKIENSPKGTVSYALILEDKDAVPVCGFSWIHWIAANITKTEIEENESILKNDFVQGLNSWCGAITKVDKKLAIGYGGMTPPDKPHIYELHVFALKDKLDLQEGFYMNELYKAMDGYILEQTTLKGCYVN; encoded by the coding sequence TTGAAAGTAACAAGCTCAGGTATAATAAATGATATTATTGAAGATAAATATGGAAAAAGAGGAACTCAATTTAATGAAGCTAATATACCAACTTATTCATTGCCAATTAAAATTGAAAATTCGCCTAAAGGTACAGTATCTTATGCGCTTATTTTAGAAGATAAAGATGCCGTTCCTGTTTGTGGTTTTTCTTGGATTCACTGGATAGCTGCAAATATTACAAAAACAGAAATAGAAGAAAATGAAAGTATTTTAAAAAATGACTTTGTTCAAGGGTTAAATAGTTGGTGTGGAGCAATAACCAAAGTAGATAAAAAGTTAGCTATAGGATATGGTGGCATGACACCACCTGATAAACCTCATATTTATGAACTACATGTTTTTGCTTTGAAGGATAAATTGGATCTACAGGAAGGATTTTATATGAATGAACTATATAAAGCTATGGATGGCTATATTTTAGAGCAAACTACGTTAAAAGGATGTTATGTAAATTAA
- a CDS encoding YdcF family protein produces MYTYKYPEAPDLTDIQIKEITDIVFCKEQDLSISDVLFIYGSTNPATYQKSLEVYNKGLCKDIVISGGSSKSKSKHKDWHYGNKPEARVIFEKLLSYGVTREKIFFEEKSSNSKENVMFAKEIYDFSNVKSLIFISKNYAAGRQYRTLKKYLPQNIKIISYSYNTYLDDGTTFDRYDWMEHPKSISLVLGEYLRIIFYGKKGDIEEIHGIVKGLENYVETILKGVF; encoded by the coding sequence ATGTATACATATAAATATCCTGAAGCACCTGATTTAACAGATATCCAAATAAAAGAAATAACTGATATTGTATTTTGTAAAGAGCAAGATTTAAGTATAAGTGATGTACTTTTTATTTATGGAAGTACTAATCCTGCAACATATCAGAAATCACTGGAAGTATATAATAAAGGATTATGTAAAGATATTGTTATTTCAGGAGGTTCATCTAAATCGAAGAGTAAACATAAAGATTGGCATTATGGTAATAAACCAGAAGCACGTGTAATTTTTGAAAAACTCTTATCGTATGGAGTAACAAGAGAAAAAATATTTTTTGAAGAGAAATCAAGCAATAGTAAAGAAAATGTAATGTTTGCTAAAGAAATCTATGACTTTTCAAATGTTAAAAGTTTGATTTTTATTTCCAAAAATTATGCAGCTGGAAGACAGTATAGAACTTTGAAAAAATATTTACCACAAAACATAAAAATTATCTCTTATTCATATAATACTTATCTTGATGATGGGACTACTTTTGACAGATATGACTGGATGGAACATCCAAAGAGTATAAGTTTAGTGCTTGGAGAGTATTTAAGAATAATATTTTATGGGAAAAAGGGTGATATTGAAGAAATACATGGAATTGTTAAAGGATTAGAAAATTATGTAGAAACTATTCTTAAAGGGGTATTTTAA
- a CDS encoding MerR family transcriptional regulator, whose protein sequence is MKSVYNIGDLVRELKINKETIRYYEKIGLLSEPKRDKNGYRIYSKGDIDKIRFILIVKNFGFSLKEISMLLPKIYDEILEQNIDNIKAIVEYKIREINNKINDLEATKKLLQKVNDNILSNNGECCTDMEIYLKNNS, encoded by the coding sequence ATGAAAAGTGTTTATAATATTGGAGATTTAGTCAGGGAATTAAAGATAAATAAAGAGACTATAAGATATTATGAAAAAATTGGATTGCTTTCTGAACCTAAAAGAGATAAAAATGGGTATAGAATATACTCAAAAGGTGATATAGATAAAATTAGATTTATACTCATTGTTAAAAATTTTGGCTTTTCATTGAAGGAAATAAGTATGTTGCTTCCCAAGATATATGATGAGATATTAGAACAGAATATTGATAACATTAAAGCTATAGTTGAATATAAAATAAGAGAGATAAATAATAAAATAAATGACCTGGAAGCAACTAAAAAATTACTTCAAAAAGTAAATGATAACATATTATCCAACAACGGAGAATGTTGTACTGATATGGAAATTTATCTAAAAAATAATTCTTGA